Proteins from one Mucilaginibacter jinjuensis genomic window:
- a CDS encoding ammonium transporter: protein MNPLSRLKNQFSTVLELSKNNWRIGVAIFFGKIIGTFLVIAAMMVIPGMISTPAHAADTYTAHETTLINTVNTIWTLVAAFLVFGMQAGFVMLEAGFARKKETVNVLMECIFDTCLCGILFWAIGYAFMFSNGNGFIGLHWFFLSGAPATYLATGIPILAHWIFQYAFADTCSTIVSGAMIGRTSFRGDILYSIGITGFIYPIIGHWAWGPDGFLALMGSKGNFLESLGQGFRDFAGSTVVHTIGGIASLAGAIVLGPRMGRIFKRDDKEKGGLPPAHNLTVAAVGAFILWFGWYGFNPGSTLSAMDMQGIGRVAANTTLAACAGGMVAMYFALWFGPTKGKFDVGFTVNGLLGGLVAITCPCYWVSPLGAILLGAVAGVVIFVGTNLLEYFRIDDPVGAVPVHGLCGIWGTLSLGLFASGEYGATGPLGADNSAPVKGLFYGGGLDVLKAQFIGSFTITVATFVVTFAMMWIINKMPNPWKLRVEEHGEKAGLDVFEHGAAAYSEDEDDIDIQGLFEGGSVKNPVTA from the coding sequence ATGAATCCCCTGTCGAGACTCAAAAATCAATTCAGTACAGTGCTGGAGCTAAGCAAAAACAACTGGCGTATCGGTGTTGCCATCTTTTTCGGCAAAATTATCGGCACATTTTTGGTAATTGCTGCCATGATGGTTATTCCGGGTATGATTTCAACCCCTGCCCACGCTGCAGACACTTACACTGCGCACGAAACAACATTAATTAACACAGTTAACACTATCTGGACTTTGGTTGCCGCATTCCTTGTATTTGGTATGCAAGCCGGGTTTGTGATGCTCGAAGCAGGCTTTGCCCGCAAAAAAGAAACAGTTAACGTATTAATGGAGTGTATTTTTGATACATGCCTTTGCGGTATCCTGTTTTGGGCAATAGGTTATGCCTTTATGTTTAGTAACGGTAACGGATTTATCGGTTTACATTGGTTCTTCCTTTCTGGTGCCCCTGCTACTTACCTGGCAACAGGTATTCCAATCCTGGCACACTGGATTTTCCAATATGCATTTGCTGATACCTGCTCAACCATCGTATCAGGTGCTATGATTGGCCGTACCAGTTTCCGTGGCGATATATTATATAGCATCGGTATCACTGGTTTCATTTACCCAATCATTGGCCACTGGGCCTGGGGACCGGATGGTTTCTTAGCTTTAATGGGCTCAAAAGGTAATTTCTTAGAATCATTAGGCCAGGGTTTCCGCGATTTCGCAGGTTCAACCGTGGTACACACTATAGGTGGTATTGCTTCACTGGCAGGTGCCATTGTATTAGGCCCACGCATGGGTCGTATATTTAAAAGAGACGATAAAGAAAAAGGAGGCCTGCCGCCAGCTCACAATTTAACTGTTGCTGCTGTGGGTGCATTTATCCTTTGGTTTGGTTGGTACGGTTTTAACCCGGGTAGTACATTATCTGCAATGGATATGCAAGGTATTGGCCGTGTTGCTGCTAATACAACTTTAGCTGCCTGCGCAGGCGGTATGGTTGCTATGTATTTTGCTTTATGGTTTGGCCCAACAAAAGGTAAATTCGATGTTGGCTTTACGGTTAACGGTTTATTAGGTGGCCTTGTGGCTATCACTTGCCCTTGTTACTGGGTTAGCCCGCTTGGCGCTATTTTATTAGGTGCTGTTGCAGGTGTGGTGATATTTGTGGGTACTAATTTATTAGAGTACTTCCGTATCGACGATCCAGTTGGTGCAGTACCGGTACACGGTTTATGCGGTATCTGGGGTACTTTATCATTAGGTTTATTTGCTTCTGGCGAGTATGGTGCTACAGGCCCATTGGGTGCTGATAACTCTGCCCCGGTAAAAGGTTTATTTTACGGTGGTGGTTTAGATGTGTTGAAAGCACAATTTATAGGTAGCTTTACGATAACGGTAGCCACGTTTGTAGTCACGTTTGCTATGATGTGGATCATCAACAAAATGCCAAACCCTTGGAAACTGCGTGTTGAAGAGCATGGTGAGAAAGCCGGTTTGGATGTATTTGAGCACGGTGCGGCTGCTTACAGCGAAGATGAAGATGATATCGACATCCAGGGTCTGTTTGAAGGTGGTTCGGTTAAGAACCCCGTAACAGCGTAA
- a CDS encoding TetR/AcrR family transcriptional regulator has translation MRPKNLDKEQAIRSIALQIIAEEGLENLTMQKLAAAAGISPRTIYIKYKDKDDLLVKLYVEEVLGNYETAVLQNFDNEMNFADGVKKLWLNAFGYFKNNRHAFALMQYGKSSPLLNKAYQEMNIKEGDYFAPVMRFLELNVAKGVIKDFPQEVQRALLFAPALDLVNEYFDYLDRPKQIITDEVFMDSCEVVIRGMINR, from the coding sequence ATGAGGCCAAAGAATTTAGATAAAGAACAAGCCATCCGCAGCATTGCCCTGCAAATAATTGCCGAAGAAGGTTTAGAAAACCTCACCATGCAAAAGCTGGCAGCGGCAGCGGGTATCTCGCCGCGGACAATCTATATCAAGTATAAAGACAAGGACGACCTGCTGGTGAAACTTTATGTAGAAGAAGTACTGGGCAATTATGAAACTGCTGTACTGCAAAACTTCGACAATGAAATGAATTTTGCCGATGGCGTAAAGAAACTTTGGCTCAACGCTTTCGGGTACTTTAAAAACAACCGGCATGCCTTTGCACTAATGCAGTATGGCAAATCATCGCCCCTGCTCAACAAGGCTTACCAGGAAATGAACATTAAAGAGGGCGATTATTTTGCCCCTGTGATGCGCTTTCTGGAATTGAACGTGGCGAAGGGCGTAATTAAAGATTTCCCGCAGGAGGTGCAGCGCGCCTTACTATTTGCCCCTGCACTCGATCTGGTGAACGAATATTTCGACTATCTCGACCGCCCAAAGCAAATTATAACCGACGAGGTTTTTATGGATTCCTGCGAGGTGGTGATCAGGGGGATGATAAACAGATAA
- a CDS encoding glutamate-5-semialdehyde dehydrogenase, whose amino-acid sequence MSYSAYFENAVLAGRNIAGLAPDVINQVLLDVAEKAVEQTDFILTENQKDLDRMDTSDPKYDRLKLTAERIKSIASEIRNVAALENPLGKVLSNDILPNGLDLSKVRVPLGVVGVIYEARPNVTFDVFSLCFKTGNVSVLKGGSDADFSNQAIISVIHSVLKKHHIDINAATLLPAERDATEALLNAVGFVDVLIPRGSQGLINFVRQHSKIPVIETGAGIVHTYFDEDGNLEKGAAIIFNAKTRRVSVCNSLDCLIINENRLNDLPKLMQALGEASVEIFADEAAYQALKSHYPAKLLQQATEEHFGTEFLSMKMAIKTVNTFEEALQHIAQHSSKHSEAIISQNSQHIEDFLNKVDAAAVYVNASTAFTDGAQFGLGAEIGISTQKLHARGPMGLKELTSYKWIVKGDGQVRWP is encoded by the coding sequence ATGAGTTATTCCGCATATTTTGAGAACGCAGTGTTAGCCGGCCGCAATATTGCAGGCCTCGCTCCTGACGTTATCAACCAGGTTTTATTAGATGTTGCTGAAAAGGCTGTTGAACAAACCGATTTCATATTGACCGAAAATCAAAAAGATCTGGACCGGATGGACACTTCCGACCCAAAATATGACCGACTTAAACTAACAGCAGAGCGCATTAAAAGTATCGCCTCGGAAATTCGGAATGTAGCGGCACTTGAAAATCCGTTGGGTAAAGTATTATCAAACGATATTTTACCGAATGGCCTCGATTTGTCGAAAGTACGTGTACCGCTTGGTGTGGTTGGTGTAATATATGAGGCACGCCCTAATGTAACTTTCGATGTATTTTCGCTTTGCTTTAAAACCGGCAATGTAAGTGTGTTGAAAGGTGGCAGCGATGCCGATTTTTCAAATCAAGCCATTATTTCGGTAATTCATTCCGTGCTTAAAAAACACCATATTGATATTAATGCCGCAACGTTATTACCTGCCGAACGCGATGCTACTGAAGCATTATTAAATGCAGTTGGTTTTGTAGATGTATTGATTCCCCGTGGCAGCCAGGGCTTAATTAATTTTGTTCGTCAGCATAGCAAAATACCGGTTATTGAAACCGGCGCAGGTATTGTGCATACTTATTTTGATGAGGATGGAAATCTGGAAAAAGGTGCCGCTATTATCTTCAATGCGAAAACACGACGGGTTAGCGTTTGCAATTCATTGGATTGTTTAATCATCAATGAAAATCGTTTAAATGATCTGCCGAAATTGATGCAAGCTTTAGGCGAAGCATCAGTAGAAATTTTTGCTGATGAAGCAGCGTACCAGGCACTAAAGAGCCACTACCCTGCCAAACTATTGCAACAAGCTACAGAAGAACATTTCGGCACAGAATTTTTGTCGATGAAAATGGCTATTAAAACCGTTAACACTTTTGAAGAAGCGCTTCAGCATATTGCTCAACACAGTTCGAAACATAGCGAAGCCATTATTTCGCAAAACTCACAGCATATAGAAGACTTTTTAAATAAGGTTGATGCAGCGGCTGTTTATGTAAATGCCTCAACCGCATTTACCGATGGCGCACAGTTTGGCTTGGGTGCCGAAATTGGTATCAGTACACAAAAACTCCACGCGCGAGGGCCAATGGGATTAAAAGAGTTAACCAGCTACAAATGGATAGTAAAAGGCGACGGACAAGTCCGCTGGCCTTAA
- a CDS encoding FAD-dependent oxidoreductase, with translation MNLLKNKTIAIIGGGPGGLTLARLLQIQGADVKVYERDTHKDARQQGATLDLHYESGLRALREAGLMDAFRANYRPGADRMRITDKHANIKFEDAFNNDELGERDRPEIDRGPLQNILLNSLQPSTVVWGSHITGLKQTGDTWQVEFKNGTTISADIVIGADGANSKIRPYITPIKPFYAGVTVIEGAVYHSAEATSRIHELLNGGKIFALNDEKTLVVSSKGDGSLVFYTGCKTDENWVRNCGIDFTDKAQVLAWFKAEFAGWDSIWLELFENASGSFTPRPQYCMPLDQTWQAQPNITMLGDAAHLMPPFAGEGVNMAMLDAVELSEQLTSNTHPDLQTAIAAYEHQMRARASETAKETMINTDALHAPDALEFMVNLIS, from the coding sequence ATGAACCTACTAAAAAACAAAACAATAGCAATAATAGGCGGTGGCCCGGGTGGCTTAACCCTTGCACGTTTACTACAAATACAGGGTGCTGATGTAAAAGTTTATGAAAGGGATACCCATAAAGATGCCCGCCAACAGGGCGCTACACTCGATCTGCATTACGAGTCGGGTTTAAGGGCACTGCGCGAGGCTGGATTGATGGATGCTTTCAGGGCTAATTATCGCCCCGGTGCAGATAGAATGCGTATTACAGACAAGCATGCCAATATAAAATTTGAAGACGCTTTCAATAACGATGAACTTGGAGAAAGGGATCGGCCTGAGATTGACCGCGGCCCGCTGCAAAACATCCTGCTAAATTCGTTGCAACCTAGTACCGTTGTTTGGGGCAGCCATATTACAGGGCTTAAACAAACCGGCGATACCTGGCAGGTAGAATTTAAGAACGGCACTACTATTTCAGCCGATATTGTAATAGGTGCAGATGGTGCTAATTCTAAAATCCGCCCGTACATCACTCCTATTAAACCATTTTATGCAGGTGTAACTGTAATAGAGGGAGCGGTATATCATTCGGCCGAAGCAACGTCACGCATACATGAACTGCTAAATGGCGGAAAGATCTTCGCCCTGAATGATGAAAAAACCTTGGTTGTGAGTTCGAAAGGCGATGGCAGTCTGGTGTTTTATACAGGTTGCAAAACCGATGAAAACTGGGTACGCAATTGCGGTATCGATTTTACAGATAAAGCACAGGTATTAGCCTGGTTTAAGGCAGAATTTGCAGGCTGGGATAGTATCTGGCTCGAGCTTTTCGAAAACGCAAGCGGCAGTTTTACCCCCCGGCCACAATACTGCATGCCTTTAGACCAAACCTGGCAAGCACAACCTAACATTACCATGCTTGGCGATGCAGCACACCTGATGCCACCCTTCGCCGGTGAAGGTGTAAATATGGCCATGCTGGATGCCGTTGAACTAAGTGAACAACTGACCAGCAATACGCATCCCGATTTACAAACTGCCATTGCTGCTTACGAGCATCAAATGCGCGCGCGCGCCTCAGAAACGGCAAAAGAAACAATGATTAATACAGATGCCCTGCACGCACCCGATGCACTCGAGTTTATGGTTAATTTAATTAGCTAA
- a CDS encoding outer membrane beta-barrel protein — translation MKKSLLFLSLLSSVALYSKAQDAPKADTAKTAAAPAGPATTTPLTVFGSVDAYYKYDFSGLKTASGSNIPTSFANEQNSVSLGMIDVGLKKKVGKASFLGELSFGPRGQGQSIPTPASSTDNSFHIQNLYISYDLTDKLNLTGGYMSTFIGYEVISPTGNFNYSTSYLFTNGPFQNGGLKATYTFSDRVSLMAGIFNDKWNLYQSNKSVNTFGAQLMVVPVKNWTAYLNFISGHDSGTEFDLTTNYQITSAFKLGLNGATFSAPSGTSGGFDGVALYPQLAVSPAVTLGLRGEYFKCKDGDYTTVGAAPGKSVTGLTATVNFKYGPLTVIPEVRLDHNKDEVFLQSDHVTPTQSASQFLIAAVYAF, via the coding sequence ATGAAAAAATCACTACTATTTCTATCTCTCTTATCGTCTGTTGCGTTATACTCTAAAGCCCAGGATGCTCCAAAGGCAGATACTGCCAAAACAGCAGCTGCACCTGCAGGCCCGGCCACTACTACACCGCTTACTGTATTTGGCTCTGTTGATGCCTACTATAAATATGATTTTTCTGGCTTAAAAACAGCCTCAGGTTCTAATATCCCAACCAGCTTTGCTAACGAGCAAAACTCAGTTTCATTGGGTATGATTGACGTGGGCTTAAAGAAAAAAGTAGGCAAGGCTTCATTCCTGGGTGAGCTATCATTCGGTCCGCGTGGACAAGGGCAATCAATCCCAACACCTGCAAGTTCTACTGATAACAGTTTCCATATCCAAAACTTATATATCAGTTACGATTTAACCGATAAACTGAACTTAACAGGTGGTTATATGTCAACCTTTATCGGTTATGAAGTAATTTCTCCGACAGGAAACTTTAACTATTCAACTTCGTACCTGTTTACTAACGGTCCGTTCCAAAATGGAGGCTTAAAAGCAACTTATACTTTCTCTGATCGCGTGAGCTTAATGGCCGGTATATTTAATGATAAATGGAACCTGTATCAATCAAACAAAAGTGTAAATACTTTTGGTGCACAGTTAATGGTTGTACCGGTTAAAAACTGGACTGCCTACTTAAACTTTATCAGCGGTCATGATTCTGGTACCGAGTTTGATTTAACTACTAATTATCAAATTACATCTGCCTTTAAACTGGGCTTAAACGGTGCTACTTTCTCTGCACCAAGCGGCACAAGTGGTGGCTTTGATGGCGTAGCTTTATATCCTCAGTTAGCGGTATCGCCAGCGGTGACTTTAGGCTTACGCGGCGAGTATTTTAAATGTAAAGATGGTGATTATACAACCGTTGGTGCTGCACCTGGCAAATCTGTAACAGGTTTAACTGCAACTGTAAACTTCAAATACGGTCCATTAACTGTTATCCCGGAGGTAAGGTTAGACCATAATAAAGACGAAGTATTTTTACAAAGTGACCATGTTACGCCAACACAATCAGCATCTCAATTCTTAATTGCTGCTGTTTACGCATTTTAA
- a CDS encoding glutamine synthetase beta-grasp domain-containing protein, which yields MAAKLEYIWLDGYKPTQSLRSKTKIEANFSGKLEDCPNWSFDGSSTEQAPGGSSDCILKPVFICPDPQRKEGYLVMCEVLDSHGNPHESNGRAHIEDDDNDFWFGFEQEYFLWNPDTNKPLGFPDGGYPGPQGPYYCSVGANNAFGRKIVEEHLDVCLEAGLNVEGINAEVAAGQWEFQIFAKGAKEAGDQIWVARYLLERIGEEYNVSINWHCKPLGTLDWNGSGMHANFSNTTLRTAGSEDVYKKILEAFRPVVKEHIEVYGADNEQRLTGKHETASIHDYSYGVSDRGASIRIPLYTVQKGWNGYLEDRRPNSAADPYKVAARIIKTVKSAGV from the coding sequence ATGGCAGCTAAACTTGAGTACATTTGGCTTGATGGTTACAAACCGACACAGAGTTTAAGAAGTAAAACTAAAATCGAAGCAAATTTCAGCGGTAAACTGGAAGATTGTCCAAATTGGAGCTTTGATGGTTCTTCTACAGAGCAGGCACCAGGTGGTTCATCTGATTGTATCCTGAAACCTGTGTTTATTTGCCCAGACCCTCAGCGTAAAGAAGGTTACCTGGTAATGTGCGAAGTTTTAGATTCTCACGGTAACCCGCACGAATCTAACGGACGTGCGCATATCGAAGATGACGACAACGATTTCTGGTTCGGTTTTGAGCAAGAGTATTTCTTGTGGAACCCAGACACCAACAAACCGCTTGGTTTCCCTGATGGTGGTTACCCTGGTCCGCAAGGCCCTTACTACTGTTCAGTTGGCGCTAACAACGCTTTCGGCCGTAAAATTGTTGAAGAACATTTAGATGTATGTCTTGAAGCTGGCTTAAATGTTGAAGGTATAAATGCTGAAGTTGCTGCCGGACAATGGGAATTCCAAATCTTTGCTAAAGGCGCTAAAGAAGCTGGTGACCAGATCTGGGTTGCACGTTATTTATTAGAGCGTATCGGCGAAGAGTATAACGTATCGATCAACTGGCATTGCAAACCGTTAGGTACTTTAGACTGGAACGGTTCTGGTATGCACGCTAACTTCTCTAACACTACTTTACGTACAGCTGGTAGCGAAGATGTTTACAAAAAAATCCTGGAGGCTTTCCGCCCGGTGGTAAAAGAGCACATCGAAGTTTACGGTGCTGATAACGAGCAACGTTTAACCGGTAAACACGAAACTGCTTCTATCCACGATTACAGCTATGGTGTATCAGACCGTGGTGCTTCTATCCGCATCCCGCTTTATACTGTACAAAAAGGATGGAATGGTTACCTTGAAGATCGTCGCCCTAACTCTGCTGCCGATCCATACAAAGTTGCTGCCCGTATCATCAAAACTGTTAAATCAGCAGGCGTATAA
- a CDS encoding nucleoid-associated protein, whose product MIFSQEASLGRLAIHHIGSKALDERFVLSEESLELNDELLSKLLLQYFLVPYEKVPEVYRFYQANDNLNLNEVYHFATAIFDDPETFQENSRQLAKHLYEVSNHPKIKSGELYVTYFSNVQIEGEQHDAIGIFKSETKETYLKVYPENEGFGVSYEEQAININKLDKGCLIFNTEKEEGYKVAVIDKTNGSEQAVYWKDEFLKLRVRNDNYNQTANVMGVYKNFVTEKLDDEFEMSKADKIDLLNRSMKYFKEKESFDIEEFGQEVIGNEQGIATFLNYKKEYENEFDTAIPDSFDINDAAVKKQAKVYKSVLKLDKNFHIYIHGNKDLIEKGFDNGKAMNYYKVFFKEEA is encoded by the coding sequence ATGATATTTTCTCAAGAAGCTTCACTGGGCCGGTTGGCCATACATCATATTGGTAGTAAGGCGCTCGACGAGCGTTTTGTGCTCTCGGAAGAATCGCTCGAACTAAACGACGAGTTGTTGAGCAAACTACTGCTCCAATATTTTCTGGTGCCTTACGAAAAGGTGCCCGAGGTTTACCGCTTTTACCAGGCTAATGATAACCTGAATTTAAACGAGGTTTACCACTTCGCTACCGCAATATTTGATGACCCGGAAACTTTTCAGGAGAATAGCCGTCAGCTGGCTAAGCATTTGTATGAGGTGAGTAACCATCCGAAGATTAAATCTGGTGAATTATACGTTACTTATTTTAGTAATGTGCAGATTGAAGGAGAGCAGCATGATGCGATCGGAATCTTTAAATCGGAGACTAAAGAAACTTATTTAAAGGTATATCCTGAAAATGAGGGCTTCGGTGTTAGCTACGAAGAGCAGGCTATTAATATTAACAAGCTGGATAAAGGTTGCCTCATTTTCAACACTGAAAAGGAAGAGGGTTACAAGGTTGCGGTGATCGACAAAACCAATGGCAGTGAACAGGCGGTGTACTGGAAGGATGAGTTTCTGAAGCTCCGCGTGCGTAACGATAATTATAATCAAACCGCCAACGTAATGGGGGTGTACAAAAACTTTGTTACCGAAAAGCTCGATGATGAATTTGAAATGAGCAAAGCCGACAAAATTGACCTGCTGAACCGCTCGATGAAATACTTCAAGGAAAAAGAGAGCTTCGATATAGAGGAGTTTGGTCAGGAAGTAATCGGCAACGAGCAGGGTATAGCCACCTTTTTGAATTATAAGAAGGAATACGAGAACGAATTTGATACCGCCATACCCGATAGCTTTGATATTAATGATGCCGCGGTTAAAAAACAGGCTAAAGTTTATAAAAGCGTTCTAAAACTGGATAAAAACTTCCATATCTATATACATGGCAATAAAGACCTCATTGAAAAAGGTTTCGACAATGGCAAAGCCATGAATTATTATAAAGTATTTTTTAAGGAAGAAGCTTAA
- the proB gene encoding glutamate 5-kinase, translated as MAFNYQRIVIKIGSNVLTQKDGLPDASRISNLVKQIAEIHASGKEVILVSSGAVASGRSLITLPEKVDNIAARQLLASVGQVKLINTYAQLLEQYQMICSQVLVTKEDFRDRTHYLNMKNCLEILLQHKVLPIVNENDVVSVTELMFTDNDELAGLIASMLNAQALIILSNVDGIYDGDPKLEGSALLEEISNASLDFSSFISSSKSQFGRGGMITKSTMSQKVAQLGIAVHIANGTKDDILIDVLNNTVKHTRFVPNKSASGKKKWIAHSGNYATGAVRVNDGAKTALTSSKATSLLPIGIIDILEDFKKGDIIKLVDEQQKIIGQGIAEYGADKARERIGKKHEKALVHYDYLYLQA; from the coding sequence ATGGCTTTTAATTACCAACGCATAGTTATAAAAATAGGATCGAACGTATTAACGCAGAAAGACGGGCTGCCTGATGCTAGCCGCATCAGCAACCTGGTTAAGCAAATTGCGGAGATCCATGCGTCTGGTAAAGAGGTTATTTTGGTATCATCAGGTGCTGTAGCATCAGGTCGTAGCCTGATTACTCTGCCGGAAAAAGTAGATAATATTGCTGCCCGCCAATTACTGGCATCAGTTGGGCAGGTTAAGCTGATTAATACTTATGCGCAACTACTGGAGCAGTATCAAATGATATGCTCGCAGGTACTGGTAACTAAAGAAGATTTTCGCGACCGTACCCATTATCTCAACATGAAAAACTGTTTAGAGATATTGCTGCAGCACAAGGTATTACCCATTGTTAATGAGAACGACGTGGTATCGGTAACCGAACTGATGTTTACAGATAATGATGAACTGGCGGGACTGATTGCCTCCATGTTAAATGCCCAGGCACTAATAATACTGAGTAATGTAGATGGCATTTACGACGGCGACCCCAAACTGGAAGGTTCTGCCCTGTTGGAAGAAATCAGCAATGCGTCGTTAGATTTCTCATCATTTATCAGCTCCAGCAAATCTCAATTTGGGCGTGGTGGGATGATCACCAAATCAACCATGTCGCAAAAAGTGGCGCAGCTGGGTATTGCGGTACATATTGCCAATGGTACTAAGGATGATATATTAATAGATGTATTAAATAATACAGTAAAGCATACGCGCTTCGTCCCTAACAAATCGGCATCGGGTAAAAAGAAATGGATTGCACACTCTGGCAATTATGCTACCGGCGCAGTTAGGGTTAATGATGGCGCTAAAACGGCCTTAACATCGAGTAAAGCAACTAGTTTATTGCCGATTGGTATTATTGATATTTTAGAAGATTTTAAAAAGGGCGACATTATTAAACTGGTTGATGAACAACAAAAAATCATTGGCCAGGGTATTGCCGAATATGGCGCCGATAAAGCCCGCGAACGCATCGGTAAAAAGCACGAAAAAGCGCTGGTGCATTATGATTATCTTTACTTACAGGCATGA